Proteins encoded by one window of Nasonia vitripennis strain AsymCx chromosome 5, Nvit_psr_1.1, whole genome shotgun sequence:
- the LOC100678340 gene encoding uncharacterized protein LOC100678340, translating to MTQVPVRQLIRDSMTEPCNSAGLSESSSKPYTWLVYDDESVNDACVAFALPGIALRQEPSESLELEYTSRYYCDVDDEHHLNKYSLRLVFRNNLHELTRDYGYEVVGSALLPPRDATDDEAAVTERPYHQLLFAHRRRRLAASIEIKEIFSVRRSRLLHLCFGIRRFRDRGDQDVEEPSEPHAVMLLRTGLYSDVKLKVNGRVFPVHKHLLSSRSPVFRAMFGHGEVFPENRANGCVVIDDLDPEVVEQLLVHVYTGEAPKLASMSRQLFEAAHRYEIAELRRACEEFFVFGLSRDNVIEILDMAGLYELKELRQRALEFVRTHETEMTTEQSFRSFLCRDLRIDGVADTLRMCAKYGMEEVKAKVMEFVKEHSRELAESEGFLGLFRTHPDLMREIFVYVHR from the exons ATGACACAAGTGCCCGTTCGCCAGCTGATCCGAGACAGCATGACGGAGCCGTGTAACAGTGCTGGTCTCTCCGAATCGTCCTCGAAGCCGTACACCTGGCTGGTCTACGACGACGAGTCGGTGAACGACGCCTGCGTGGCTTTCGCCCTACCAGGGATCGCCTTGAGGCAGGAACCGAGCGAGAGCCTGGAGCTCGAGTACACGAGTCGCTACTACtgcgacgtcgacgacgagcATCACCTGAACAAGTACAGCCTGCGTCTGGTGTTCCGCAACAACCTGCACGAACTAACCCGAGACTACGGTTACGAGGTCGTCGGCAGCGCGCTGCTACCACCTCGAGATGCGACCGACGACGAGGCTGCCGTTACCGAGAGGCCGTATCACCAGCTGCTGTTCGCGCACAGGAGACGGAGACTGGCCGCGAGTATCGAGATCAAGGAGATCTTCAGTGTGAGGAGGTCGAGATTGCTGCACCTGTGCTTCGGTATTCGCAGGTTCAGGGATCGAGGCGACCAGGATGTGGAGGAGCCA tcCGAGCCACACGCGGTGATGCTCCTTCGAACCGGCCTCTACAGCGATGTCAAGCTCAAGGTCAACGGCCGCGTCTTCCCCGTACACAAGCACCTGCTGAGCTCGCGCAGTCCAGTGTTCCGGGCGATGTTCGGCCACGGCGAGGTCTTCCCGGAGAATCGCGCGAACGGTTGCGTCGTCATCGACGACCTCGATCCCGAAGTGGTCGAACAGCTCCTCGTCCACGTCTACACCGGCGAAGCTCCAAAGCTCGCCTCGATGTCGCGTCAGCTGTTTGAAGCGGCGCACAGGTACGAAATTGCGGAGCTACGCCGAGCTTGCGAGGAGTTCTTCGTGTTCGGTCTGAGCCGGGACAACGTCATCGAGATCCTCGACATGGCAGGTCTGTACGAGCTGAAGGAGCTGCGCCAGAGGGCGCTGGAATTCGTCAGAACCCACGAGACGGAAATGACGACGGAGCAGAGCTTTCGAAGCTTTCTCTGCAGAGATTTGCGGATCGACGGCGTCGCGGACACTCTGAGGATGTGCGCTAAGTACGGGATGGAGGAGGTCAAGGCCAAGGTGATGGAATTCGTTAAAGAGCACAGTAGAGAGCTGGCCGAGAGCGAAGGGTTCTTGGGGCTTTTTCGTACACATCCGGATCTGATGAGGGAAATCTTTGTCTATGTGCACAGATGA